The following nucleotide sequence is from Catonella massiliensis.
TTGGATGTATATTAAATGATATGGAGCCTGAAGAAAGAAGAGAGGCTTATAACTGCGATATTACTTATGCTACCAACAATGAGCTTGGTTTCGATTATCTTAGGGATAACATGGTTATCTATAAGAATCAGCTTGTACAGAGAGACCTCCACTATGCGGTTATCGACGAGGTCGACTCCGTGCTTATTGATGAGGCTAGAACTCCTCTTATCATTTCCGGACAGAGTGGAAAGTCCACCAAGCTTTATGAACTTTGTGATATTCTTGCAAGACAGCTCAAAAAAGGCGAGGCAAACAAGGAACTAAGCAAGATTGATGCCATTATGGGTGAAGATGTAGTTGAGACAGGTGATTTCATAGTAAATGAAAAGGATAAGAATGTAAGCCTTACTCTCGATGGTGTGGCTAAGGTAGAGAAATTCTTTAACATAGAGAACCTTGCTGATGCTGAAAACCTTGAGATCCAGCATAATATCATCCTTGCTCTTCGTGCGCACAACCTTATGTTTAAGGATAAAGACTATATAGTTAAGGATGACGAAGTTCTTATAGTTGATGAATTTACAGGCCGTGTAATGCCGGGAAGAAGATATTCGGATGGTCTACACCAGGCTATAGAGGCTAAGGAAAAGGTTAAGGTTAATAGGGAAAGCCGTACTCTTGCAACTATTACCTTCCAGAACTTCTTCAATAAGTATAAGAAGAAAGCAGGTATGACAGGTACAGCTCTTACTGAGGAAAAGGAGTTTAGGGATATCTACGGTATGGATGTTATTACCATTCCTACTAACCGTCCTATACAGAGAATTGACCATGATGATGCCGTATACAAGACAAGAAAAGAAAAACTTAATGCCATTGTTGATAACATAGCAGAGGCTTACGAGAAGGGACAGCCTGTACTCGTAGGTACCATTTCCATTGAAAAGTCCGAGGAACTCTCAGATATGCTGAAGAAGAGGCATATCCCTCACAAGGTACTTAATGCTAAGTTCCATGAACTCGAGGCTGAGATAGTTGCGGAGGCAGGTCAGAAGGGAAATGTAACAATTGCGACCAACATGGCAGGCCGTGGTACCGATATTAAGCTTGGTGAAGGTGTGCTTGAACTTGGAGGCCTCAGAATCATAGGTACTGAGCGCCACGAGTCAAGACGTATAGACAACCAGCTCCGTGGTCGTGCAGGTAGACAGGGTGACGTGGGTGAGTCTAAGTTCTATCTCTCCCTTGAAGACGACCTTATGAGACTCTTTGGTTCAGAGAAGCTTAAGACCTTGTTTGATACTATGAAGCTTCCTGAAGGTGAGGAGCTTAACCACAAGATGCTTACAGGCGCTATCGAAAGAGCGCAGAAGAAGATAGAGAGCAACAACTTCAGTATCCGTAAGAACCTCCTTGATTACGATAAGGTAAACAATGAGCAGAGAGAGATTATATATGCGGAGAGAAGAAGGGTACTTGACGGAGACAGCATGAGAGAGGTTGTCTACAAGATGATAACCGAAACTGTTGAGAACAAGGTAAATATGTGCATAGGTGATGATTCTGTTGCAGAAGACTGGGATATTGCTGAACTTAACCGTTTGCTTTTGCCTATCTTCCCATTTGAAGAGATTAAGCTTACAGAAGAAGAGCGTAAGCACATGAGAAAGAGTGACCTGGTTCAGAAGCTTAAGGAGCAGGCAGTTAAGCTTTATGAGGAGAAAGAGGCTGAGTTCCCAGAGCCTGAGCAGTTAAGAGAGATTGAGCGTGTTATCCTTCTTAAGGTTATTGATACCAAGTGGATGTCACACATAGACGATATGGATCAGCTTCGCCAGGGTATCGGACTTGCAGCTCTCGGACAGAAGGATCCTCTTGTAGAGTATAAGTTTGCAGGCTACGATATGTTTGATGACATGACTACTGCAATCAGTGAAGATACTGTACGTGCCCTTATGCATGTAAGGATTGAGGAGCCTGTTGAGAGGGAAGAGGTTGTAAAGGTAACCGGAACCAACAAGGATGAATCTGTAGGTAAGGCACCTGTAAGAAGGGCTGAAAAGAAGATTGGTCCTAATGATCCTTGTCCTTGTGGAAGTGGAAGAAAGTACAAACATTGCTGTGGAAGGACTAATTAGTTATCACATGAATAACTTTTGAATGGAGTTACAGACATAATGAAAAAAATCGAAGACTACATTAGAACAATACCTAATTTCCCTGAAGAAGGGGTTATGTTTAGGGATATAAGCACAGTCCTGTCTGACAAGGACGGACTAAGGATGGCAGTTGACCAGATGGCAGCTGCACTCGGTGATGAAGACTTTGACATTGTTATCGGACCTGAGTCAAGAGGATTTATCTTTGGAGTACCTATAGCCTACAACATGCATAAGGCTTTCGTACCTGTAAGAAAAAAGGGTAAGCTGCCAGGAGAAACCGTATCTGTAGAGTATGACCTTGAATACGGATCAGCTGAGCTTGAAGTCCATAAAGATGCGATAAAGCCCGGAGATAAGGTTGTTATCGTTGATGATTTGATTGCAACCGGAGGAACTACAGAGGCCATATGTAAGCTTATTGAGAAGCTTGGCGGGAAGGTAGCTAAGATAGTTTTCCTTATAGAGCTTGAAGGTCTTAAAGGGAGAGAGAAGCTTAAGAACTATGACATGGTTTCTATAGTAAAGTATCCGGGAAAGTAGATTTGCTTATAGTGGGCGTCAGTTCTGTGGCGCTCATTTTGTTTTGTGAGAGTTTTGGCAGGGTGAAAGAAGCACCTTAAGAGTATATTCATTCGGGGGAAATATGAGCGTTATTGTTGAAATAATAAAGGCTATTATATTTGGAGTAGTTGAAGGAATCACAGAATGGCTTCCGGTAAGCTCTACAGGGCACATGATAATCTTACAGGATATTATGCCCTTAAATGTATCTGAAGGCTTCTGGAAGATGTTTAATGTGGTTATTCAGCTGGGAGCCATTATGGCTGTAGTATTACTTTTCTGGAATAAACTATGGCCTGTTAAGGAAGTAAAGGGTAAAAAATACCTCAAAATGGGGACTATGAAATTGTGGGCGAAGATAGTTATTGCCTGCCTTCCCGCTGCTATAGTAGGTATTGCCCTCGATGACTTCATAGACGAACATTTCTACAATCCGAGTATGGTAGCAGCTGCACTTATAGTGGTGGGAGTTATCTTCATACTTATTGAAGGAAGATTTGCTTATATGAAGAAAACAACGGTAACTAAGCTGTCTGACATAACATATAAGGAAGCTCTCATAATAGGAGTGTTTCAGCTTTTGGCAGCTATATTCCCGGGGACATCAAGGTCCGGAGCTACCATAATAGGCGGGCTTATGTTGGGGCTCTCAAGAAAGGTAGCAGCTGAGTTTACATTTTTCCTTGCTATTCCTGTTATGTTTGGAGCGAGCCTCTTAAAGACTGTAAAGTATCTGTTTGCAGGGGGGATAGCATTCACCGGTCTTGAAGTCATGATACTTATAATTGGCATTGTTACAGCCTTTGTGGTTTCAATATTTGTAATAGGAGGATTGATGAACTATATCAAAAAGAAGAATTTCATGCCTTTTGGCTGGTATAGAATAGCTTTAGGTATAGTGGTAATAATCTACCAAGCTTTGCGCTAATCTTGATTTTTAGAGCTAATGGAAATATAATAGTCTTCATAAATATCCGATAAGAAAGGATGGTCTTTTTAGGCTTAGGTAAGGTATATGGCAGATAACGAAAAAATAGTTGTAAAAGATGCGGAAGAGGTAAGAAGTAAGATAACTGATTACATGTCTTCCAATGAGAGTATTAAGAAAAAAATGATGGCTTCTGAAAAGGAGCTTGATTCGTTTGCGGAATTTACGCCTAAGGAAGAACTTTTTGATAAGTTAGTTAAGACCATATACGAATATCATCCTTCAACAGATATCAGCCTTATTAAAAAAGCCTATGAACTTGCCGACAGCTGTCACGAGGGACAGCTTAGAAAGTCCGGAGAGCCTTATATCTGCCATCCTCTATGCGTAGCTATCATACTTGCAGAGCTTGAGCTTGACAAAGAAACCATCATAGCAGGAATATTACACGATGTCATTGAAGACACGGCCTGTTCTCCTGAAGAAATAAAGGATATTTTTGGAGAAGAAGTTCTTCTTCTGGTTGACGGAGTTACCAAGTTAACTCAATTACAGTATTCAAAAGATAAGGTAGATGTTCAGGCTGAGAACCTTCGTAAGATGTTCCTTGCTATGGCAAAGGACATAAGGGTCATCCTTATTAAGCTTGCTGATAGACTTCACAATATGCGTACTATGGAGTATCAGTCTCCTGCAAAGCAGATAGAAAAGTCCAGGGAGACTATGGACATATATTCTCCTATTGCACAAAGACTTGGTATCAGCAAGATTAAAGTTGAACTGGATGACTTATCCTTGAAATACCTTCATCCTGATGTATACAAGGATTTGGATGAAAAAATCAGAGAAAAAGCCCTTGAAAAAGGTGAATTTATAAAGTCTATAGAACAGGAAGTGGCTGAGCACATTAAGGCAGCAGGAATAGAAGCTACTATCGGAGGCAGGGTTAAGCATTATTTCAGCATTTACAAGAAAATGGTAAATCAGAATAAAACCCTTGACCAGATTTATGATGTATTTGCAATCAGAATAATAGTGGACAGCCTCAAGGACTGTTATGCCTCCCTCGGTGTAATACACGAGATGTATGTGCCTATTCCAGGCAGGTTTAAGGACTATATAGCTATGCCTAAGTCCAACATGTATCAGTCCTTGCATACTACCGTAATAGGGCCTAAGGGGCAGCCTTTTGAGATTCAGATTCGTACCTACGACATGCATAGAACGGCTGAATATGGTATTGCAGCCCATTGGAAATACAAGGAAGGCAGTGACGGTAAGAACAATAAGGCCAGCGAGGAAGCAAAGTATAACTGGCTTAGACAGATACTTGAATGGCAGAAGGACATGTCTGATAATAAGGAGTTCTTAAGCGTCATTAAAGATGACCTAAACCTCTTCTCGGATAGTGTATACTGCTTTACTCCTACAGGAGATGTGAAGAATCTGCCTGTTGGTTCTACACCTATAGACTTTGCTTACAGCATCCATTCAGCTGTAGGTAATAAGATGGTTGGTGCAAGGGCAAACGGCAGACTTGTGACCATTGACTATGTTATCCAAAACGGCGACAGAATTGAGATTATAACCAGCCAGAATTCAAAAGGTCCCAGCCTTGACTGGCTTAAGCTGGTAAAGAGTACTCAGGCACGGTCTAAGATAAATCAGTGGTTTAAGACAGAGCTTAAGGAAGACAACATAACCCGCGGTAAAGAGCTTATGGCTAACTACGCTAAGTCTCATGCCTATGTACTAAGTGACCTCTTAAAGCCTGAATTTATGCAGGTTTGTATGCAGAAGTATGGCTTTAAGGACTGGGAGTCTATATGTGCCGCTGTTGGGCGTGGAGGCCTAAAAGAAGGGCAGATTATCAACAAGTTAGTAGAAGAAAAGAAGAAAAAAGAAATATCTGAACTAACGGATGATGATATTCTTGATAAATATGAAGACCAGTCCGTTACTCCGGCAAAGACCAGCCGTTCTAAGGGCGGAATAGTAGTAAAGGGCATACATGACGTGGCTGTTCATTTTTCAAAATGCTGCTCTCCGGTACCGGGTGATGAAATTGTCGGCTTTGTGACCAGAGGAAGGGGAATTTCCATACATAGAACTGACTGTATCAATGTGATGAATCTTCTGGAGGAGGACAGGAAGAGGCTTATTGAGGCTGAATGGTCGCCTGAGGCCACTTCTCAGACAGATAAGCTCTACACTACTGAAATAAAGGTGTATGCAAACAACAGAAGTGGACTTCTTATTGAGGTGTCAAGAGTGTTTACAGAGGCCGGCATCGATATAACTTCGGTTTCTGCGAGAACCAATAAGCAGGGAATAGCTACTCTTGATTTGATGTTTGAGATAAAAGGAAGAAACCATCTAAACAGTCTTACCTCAAAGCTTAGAAGCCTTGACGGAGTAATCGATATAGAGAGGACAGCAGGCTGATGAAGATAGAAGTTGAAAAGCTGGTGCTTGGAATGGTAAGCACAAATGTATATTTAGTATTTTACAATGGAAACTGCCTCATTATAGATCCATCTGATGAGGCAGAGAGGATAATAGACTGCATTGAGGAGAGGAAGGCAAAGCCACTTGCTATCCTTTTTACTCACGGCCATTTTGACCATATTATGGCTGCGCCTGCCCTTGTTAAGAAGTATGGCATCAAAATCTATGCAGGAGAGGCTGACAGGCAGCTCTTAGAGGATTCTAATCTTAATCTCTCGAGAAGATTCTTAGGAGAGGATTTTACATTAGAGGCTGACGAGTATGTAAAAGGTGGCGATGAGCTTCGGTTTGAAGACCTTAAGTTTAAGGTCCTGTATACTCCGGGGCATACTGTGGGAAGTATCAGCTTTTATACGGAAGACCTCGCTGATAATGAGGCTTTTAAGAAGGCTGCCTTTACGGGAGATACCCTGTTTGCGGGAAGTGTGGGCAGGGTTGATTTACCTACAGGAAATGAAGACACAATGAAAAGGACGCTTAATGAAGTGATTAAGAAGCTGCCTCCTGATACAGCAGTATTTCCGGGGCATGGAGCTGCCACAACCATTGAAAGAGAGATAATGCATAATCCATATTTGAGATAGTCCTAGGGTTGGGATAATGAAGCTTTCCAAAGGATTATTCACTTAGGGTGTGCAACTAAAAAATGAATGTGAAAGCATTCAGTAGCGTAAGAAATATAAATTTAGAAAGATAATCGGATGATTGAAATCAGACTTGAAGACGCATCCTTTGAACAGGATATAAGGCCTTTGGTTCGAGCATTTTTTAGCAGGGAAGATATGAAGGTCATTATATGTGACTTTGAAGAGCCTGAGAAGGTAGATGTCACAGTTTCGAACTTTGTTTTGTCAGTTCACAATGATGAAAAACTGATAGAAATGTGGTTCAAAGATGATGCAAAGAGAACTGTCAGAAAAAAATATGAGTATAGCGAAGTTGAAGAGGATAGAAGATTATACAAAAACGAACTAAAAAAGGTACTATATGCTATACTAAAAGAATATACGAAAGAAGAGCTTCCTTGGGGGACTCTTACCGGAATCCGTCCGACTAAGATAGCCTGTGACTATATTGAAGAGGGTAGGTCTGAAGATGAAGTAAGAAAGTTTTACCACGAGCAGTATCTATGTGGAGAGGAGAAGACAGAGCTTTCTATAGAGATAGCTAAAAAGGAGAATTCTCTTTTAAGGGAAATGGATTATAAAAATGGATACAGCATTTATATAGGAATTCCATTTTGTCCAACTACCTGTCTATACTGTTCATTTACCTCTTATCCAATTGGTACATACAAGAAAAAGGTAGGAGAGTACTTAAAGGCGCTTTTCAAGGAAATAGATTTTGCATCTACAATCCTGCCTCATAAAAAGCTCACAACTCTCTACATAGGAGGAGGTACTCCCACCGCACTTTCTGCGGAGGAGTTAGAGATTCTAATTGACTACATCAATACGAAGTTTCCTATGGCAGGGGTTAAGGAATTTACCGTAGAAGCGGGAAGACCTGACAGCATTACGAGAGAGAAGCTTAAAGTAATGAAAAGGCTTGGCGTAAAGCGTATGTCCATCAACCCTCAGACCATGTCTGATAAAACACTTAAGTTCATAGGAAGGATGCACGATGCTGAGTCAGTAAGGACTGCCTTTCATATGGCTAGAGAAGAGGGGATGGAAGATATCAATATGGACCTCATTGTGGGGCTCCCGGGAGAGAGTGTAAAGGATACCGAATACACATTATCTGAGATAAAAAAGCTAAACCCTGATGATCTTACAGTACACGCACTTGCAATAAAGAGGGCGGCATCACTTAAGCTAAAGCTTGATGAACTTTCAGATGTCATCCCTATGGATACTGCAAGGCAGCAGGAGTTAACTTATGAATATGCAAGGGAAAACGGTTATGAGCCATATTATCTTTACAGGCAGAAAAATATAGCTGACAACCTTGAAAATGTAGGCTATGCAAGACCCGGTAAGGAAGGCCTCTACAACGTTCTTATTATGGAAGAAAAACACCCTATCATAGGACTTGGAGCAGGCTCGTCCTGTAAGTTTGTATTTAGGGATGGAGGTAGAATCGAGCGTACTGAAAATGTAAAATTTGTTATGGACTATATTGAACGAATTGATGAGATGATTGAGCGTAAAAGAAAATTTTTAGAAGAATTTGGAGAGATGCTATAATGATTAAAGCTGATATCAATTCAGGCTGTAAGCTGTCCCACGAAATTGTTTTAGAAATTGATTTGGATGACCTGATGAAACACGGTATAGTTGTAAGCAATCTGGCTGAAATGGTGGCAAAGGAGTTAGGAGAGCCTCCTGAATTTGTTGAAAAAATGGCTCAGGCAGGCCTTTTACACGATATAGGAAAGCTTCGCATAGCCAACTATCTCTATGGAAGGAAGGATGGAGAGCTAAAGGTTGAAGAAATTAAGTATGTAAGGATGCACTCCGTGCTAAGCTATGGTATACTAAAGAAACAGGGCTATGAGCATACCATACTTGATGCAGTTCTTTATCATCACGAGAACTATGACGGCTCTGGCTATCCTAACAACCTAAAAGGAGAAAACATACCGCTTGGAGCAAGAATACTTAGGATATGCGATGTATTCGGTGCTCTGGTAGCACACAGGCCTTATAGGGATGCCTTTACAGTAGATAAGGCGATTAGGCTTATGATAAAGGAGATTAAGAACTATGATATGGCTTGTTTTCTAGCCTTACAAAGGATAGTAAACAGCGAAAGCTTTGGTAAGCTTTCTAAGATAATAGAAGAAAACAAAAAGAGCAGCAAAAACATTTATCAAAAAACATCAGTCAATTTAGATTTGTGGTAAGGAGAGATATGATTACAAACAGACCGAAGGGAACCCAGGACTGGTTTGGGGAAAATATGTGGAAACGCACCAGGATAGAAGCTATAGCAAGAGAGCTTTGCTCTGCTTACAATATGGGAGAGATAATTACTCCTGCATTTGAACATACGGTATTATTCAACAGAAGCGTGGGCGATACTACAGATGTAGTACAAAAAGAAATGTACACCTTTAAGGACAAGGGTGACAGAGAAATAAGCCTTAAGCCCGAAGGAACAGCGGGAACTATAAGGGCTTATCTTGAAAATAATCTCTATGCGCTTCCACAGCCTATCAAGATGTTCTACTTTACACAGGCTTTCAGATATGAGAGACCGCAGAGTGGCAGGCTTAGACAGCACCACCAGTTTGGAGTGGAGTTTGTAGGTTCTCCCGAGCCTATAGTTGAGGTTGAGCTTATTACCCTTATAAGCGAATTTATTAAAAGAATTGGCTTAAAGGATGTAAAGCTTCACATTAACAGCATAGGTTACGGAAAGTGTAGAAAGGATTACAATGATGCCCTTGTGAACTATCTAAAAGACTATGAAGATGAGCTTTGCGATGATTGTAAGGTGAGGATGAAGAAGAATCCTTTAAGAGTAATTGACTGTAAGGTACCAAGCTGTAAGGCTATAGTCGAGAAGGCTCCAAGGACAATCGACTTCCTTGATGAAGAGTGTAGGGAGCATTTTGAGAAATTAAAGACTATGCTAAGTGAGCTAGGCATCCCTTATGAAGTAGATACGGGGATAGTAAGAGGGCTTGACTACTACACTAAGACAGTATTTGAATTTGTGGATAAGGATGGCTTCACCCTCTGTGGAGGCGGAAGGTATGACGGACTTATCAAAGAAATAGACGGTAAGCAGGATATTCCTGCGGTTGGATTTGGTATGGGTATCGAGCGTATACTTTATTTTCTTGATAAAGAGGGAGTAAACCTCGGTGAAATGCCTCATCCTAAGCTATATGTGGGTGTAATGGGTGATGAAGTTAGAGGCAGGGCTTTTGAAATAGTTACAAGGCTTAGAAATAAGGGTATTATCGTGGAAACTGATTATCTCGACCGTTCGGTAAAGGCACAGATGAAGTATGCGAATAAGCTTGGAGTAGACTTTGCTGTGGTTATTGGTGAGAATGAGATAGAGAGTGGTGTAGTTATGCTAAAGGAAATGGAGACAGGGACCCAGACTGAAGTAAATCTAAAGGATTTGGAAGCAAAGTTTATTTGCGGATAAGGAGATAAGAATATGATGGGCAGAGACGGAAACGTGATGGTTTGGGATTCTGAGAGGCAGATATTTAATGAGCTTACTCCCACGGAAATCCTGACATACTTACTTCCTGACGGCAACTTGGAATGCCAGCTTTTCTTAGGCTGGCTGCCTCAGGTTAAGAGTGTTTTTCTTTATAGACGCAAAAGGATGGAAATAGTATTTGTGGACGGAATGACATATAATATTCCCAATATGCCTTATTTATATGATAAATTATTTTCAATGAGGCATGGGATTTAAGATATATCGAAACTTAGCCGAGTAATGGGCTTAACAAAACTTTATAAAAAGAGGATGAAACAATGGCAGAATCAATGAAGGGTATGAAAAGGACCCACAGATGTACTGAGCTTAGCAAGGCTGACGTGGGTAAGATGGTTACGGTAATGGGCTGGGTCGCTAAATATAGGAATAAGGGAGGTCTTATTTTCATAGACCTTAGAGACCGTTCAGGTATCTTACAGCTTGTATATGAGGAGCAGGACTGCGGAAGTGAAGTATTTGAAAAGGCAGCAAAGCTTCGTAATGAGTATGTTGTTGCTGCTACAGGAGTAGTAACCGAGAGAACAGCTGTCAATGAGAATATACCTACGGGTTATATAGAGATAAGAGTTAAAGAAACGAGGATACTCTCTGAGGCAGAGACAACACCTTTTGAGATAGTAAACGACCTTAAGACCAAGGAGGAATTAAGACTTAAATACAGATAT
It contains:
- a CDS encoding undecaprenyl-diphosphate phosphatase: MSVIVEIIKAIIFGVVEGITEWLPVSSTGHMIILQDIMPLNVSEGFWKMFNVVIQLGAIMAVVLLFWNKLWPVKEVKGKKYLKMGTMKLWAKIVIACLPAAIVGIALDDFIDEHFYNPSMVAAALIVVGVIFILIEGRFAYMKKTTVTKLSDITYKEALIIGVFQLLAAIFPGTSRSGATIIGGLMLGLSRKVAAEFTFFLAIPVMFGASLLKTVKYLFAGGIAFTGLEVMILIIGIVTAFVVSIFVIGGLMNYIKKKNFMPFGWYRIALGIVVIIYQALR
- the hemZ gene encoding coproporphyrinogen dehydrogenase HemZ, which encodes MIEIRLEDASFEQDIRPLVRAFFSREDMKVIICDFEEPEKVDVTVSNFVLSVHNDEKLIEMWFKDDAKRTVRKKYEYSEVEEDRRLYKNELKKVLYAILKEYTKEELPWGTLTGIRPTKIACDYIEEGRSEDEVRKFYHEQYLCGEEKTELSIEIAKKENSLLREMDYKNGYSIYIGIPFCPTTCLYCSFTSYPIGTYKKKVGEYLKALFKEIDFASTILPHKKLTTLYIGGGTPTALSAEELEILIDYINTKFPMAGVKEFTVEAGRPDSITREKLKVMKRLGVKRMSINPQTMSDKTLKFIGRMHDAESVRTAFHMAREEGMEDINMDLIVGLPGESVKDTEYTLSEIKKLNPDDLTVHALAIKRAASLKLKLDELSDVIPMDTARQQELTYEYARENGYEPYYLYRQKNIADNLENVGYARPGKEGLYNVLIMEEKHPIIGLGAGSSCKFVFRDGGRIERTENVKFVMDYIERIDEMIERKRKFLEEFGEML
- a CDS encoding adenine phosphoribosyltransferase: MKKIEDYIRTIPNFPEEGVMFRDISTVLSDKDGLRMAVDQMAAALGDEDFDIVIGPESRGFIFGVPIAYNMHKAFVPVRKKGKLPGETVSVEYDLEYGSAELEVHKDAIKPGDKVVIVDDLIATGGTTEAICKLIEKLGGKVAKIVFLIELEGLKGREKLKNYDMVSIVKYPGK
- a CDS encoding RelA/SpoT family protein produces the protein MSSNESIKKKMMASEKELDSFAEFTPKEELFDKLVKTIYEYHPSTDISLIKKAYELADSCHEGQLRKSGEPYICHPLCVAIILAELELDKETIIAGILHDVIEDTACSPEEIKDIFGEEVLLLVDGVTKLTQLQYSKDKVDVQAENLRKMFLAMAKDIRVILIKLADRLHNMRTMEYQSPAKQIEKSRETMDIYSPIAQRLGISKIKVELDDLSLKYLHPDVYKDLDEKIREKALEKGEFIKSIEQEVAEHIKAAGIEATIGGRVKHYFSIYKKMVNQNKTLDQIYDVFAIRIIVDSLKDCYASLGVIHEMYVPIPGRFKDYIAMPKSNMYQSLHTTVIGPKGQPFEIQIRTYDMHRTAEYGIAAHWKYKEGSDGKNNKASEEAKYNWLRQILEWQKDMSDNKEFLSVIKDDLNLFSDSVYCFTPTGDVKNLPVGSTPIDFAYSIHSAVGNKMVGARANGRLVTIDYVIQNGDRIEIITSQNSKGPSLDWLKLVKSTQARSKINQWFKTELKEDNITRGKELMANYAKSHAYVLSDLLKPEFMQVCMQKYGFKDWESICAAVGRGGLKEGQIINKLVEEKKKKEISELTDDDILDKYEDQSVTPAKTSRSKGGIVVKGIHDVAVHFSKCCSPVPGDEIVGFVTRGRGISIHRTDCINVMNLLEEDRKRLIEAEWSPEATSQTDKLYTTEIKVYANNRSGLLIEVSRVFTEAGIDITSVSARTNKQGIATLDLMFEIKGRNHLNSLTSKLRSLDGVIDIERTAG
- a CDS encoding MBL fold metallo-hydrolase, yielding MKIEVEKLVLGMVSTNVYLVFYNGNCLIIDPSDEAERIIDCIEERKAKPLAILFTHGHFDHIMAAPALVKKYGIKIYAGEADRQLLEDSNLNLSRRFLGEDFTLEADEYVKGGDELRFEDLKFKVLYTPGHTVGSISFYTEDLADNEAFKKAAFTGDTLFAGSVGRVDLPTGNEDTMKRTLNEVIKKLPPDTAVFPGHGAATTIEREIMHNPYLR
- the secA gene encoding preprotein translocase subunit SecA, which translates into the protein MSFIEKIFGSHSEREVKKLKFAVDKIEELGPAMEALSDDELKAKTTEFKERLAKGETLDDLLIEAFAVVREAAWRTLEQKPYRVQIMGGIILHQGRIAEMRTGEGKTLVSTMPVYLNALEGKGVHVVTVNDYLAKRDSEWMGQVHSFLGLTVGCILNDMEPEERREAYNCDITYATNNELGFDYLRDNMVIYKNQLVQRDLHYAVIDEVDSVLIDEARTPLIISGQSGKSTKLYELCDILARQLKKGEANKELSKIDAIMGEDVVETGDFIVNEKDKNVSLTLDGVAKVEKFFNIENLADAENLEIQHNIILALRAHNLMFKDKDYIVKDDEVLIVDEFTGRVMPGRRYSDGLHQAIEAKEKVKVNRESRTLATITFQNFFNKYKKKAGMTGTALTEEKEFRDIYGMDVITIPTNRPIQRIDHDDAVYKTRKEKLNAIVDNIAEAYEKGQPVLVGTISIEKSEELSDMLKKRHIPHKVLNAKFHELEAEIVAEAGQKGNVTIATNMAGRGTDIKLGEGVLELGGLRIIGTERHESRRIDNQLRGRAGRQGDVGESKFYLSLEDDLMRLFGSEKLKTLFDTMKLPEGEELNHKMLTGAIERAQKKIESNNFSIRKNLLDYDKVNNEQREIIYAERRRVLDGDSMREVVYKMITETVENKVNMCIGDDSVAEDWDIAELNRLLLPIFPFEEIKLTEEERKHMRKSDLVQKLKEQAVKLYEEKEAEFPEPEQLREIERVILLKVIDTKWMSHIDDMDQLRQGIGLAALGQKDPLVEYKFAGYDMFDDMTTAISEDTVRALMHVRIEEPVEREEVVKVTGTNKDESVGKAPVRRAEKKIGPNDPCPCGSGRKYKHCCGRTN
- the hisS gene encoding histidine--tRNA ligase, with the translated sequence MITNRPKGTQDWFGENMWKRTRIEAIARELCSAYNMGEIITPAFEHTVLFNRSVGDTTDVVQKEMYTFKDKGDREISLKPEGTAGTIRAYLENNLYALPQPIKMFYFTQAFRYERPQSGRLRQHHQFGVEFVGSPEPIVEVELITLISEFIKRIGLKDVKLHINSIGYGKCRKDYNDALVNYLKDYEDELCDDCKVRMKKNPLRVIDCKVPSCKAIVEKAPRTIDFLDEECREHFEKLKTMLSELGIPYEVDTGIVRGLDYYTKTVFEFVDKDGFTLCGGGRYDGLIKEIDGKQDIPAVGFGMGIERILYFLDKEGVNLGEMPHPKLYVGVMGDEVRGRAFEIVTRLRNKGIIVETDYLDRSVKAQMKYANKLGVDFAVVIGENEIESGVVMLKEMETGTQTEVNLKDLEAKFICG
- a CDS encoding HD-GYP domain-containing protein, which translates into the protein MIKADINSGCKLSHEIVLEIDLDDLMKHGIVVSNLAEMVAKELGEPPEFVEKMAQAGLLHDIGKLRIANYLYGRKDGELKVEEIKYVRMHSVLSYGILKKQGYEHTILDAVLYHHENYDGSGYPNNLKGENIPLGARILRICDVFGALVAHRPYRDAFTVDKAIRLMIKEIKNYDMACFLALQRIVNSESFGKLSKIIEENKKSSKNIYQKTSVNLDLW